A single genomic interval of Microbacterium sp. LWO14-1.2 harbors:
- a CDS encoding TPM domain-containing protein — MKTRFLALAAAALTAAIVSLSAPIASATEPVTLDSGFVTDQAGVLSASDEQAIEDRLEQLSEASSVELFVVFVDDFTAPSDSVRWADTVADANGLGSDQYLLAVAVEGRNYYISAASDGPLSGGKLDGIEDKILPQMRDEDWSGAIMTAADEIQGDGGAGALRATLIVVGIVVLALLVWLVIALVRRARRNAAIRARGAMPEKPDPADPFSTLTDEQVQTQAGAALVQADDAITSSREELGFAVAQFGEAATAEFSGAVETAKAKMSEAFDLKQKLDDEIEDTVYDRRAWHIRIIQLCDEIDDVLDDNTEAFDALRELEQNAPQELERVRGERAALDPVLAGAEAALAGLAATYDQQALGTVIDNPAQAAERAALADRSIAAAAQAITDGRTGEAAFAIRTAEQSVAQAAQLVKAITDLGADLGRIESQAQALMAELQADIAAAQQLPDSTGTIAGIAAATAQQLQQAQAGSTGAGRNPQRMLDALTAANSQIDAAIAQGTQAVERARRVQQMMEQTLAQAESEIRAAREYIETRRGTVGSTARTRLSQAESTLTQALNLRPSNPEAALTEAGRALDLARQATASAQADVAAMNPSRYENDGWGGGGVFGGGGGSRGGGSGLGGDILGGIIGGLLSGGGGGGGSSRRSSWRSSGSGGFRSSGFGGGGRSSGRSGRSGGRRF; from the coding sequence ATGAAGACACGGTTTCTCGCGCTGGCTGCCGCCGCACTGACGGCGGCCATCGTGAGCCTGTCCGCTCCGATCGCCTCCGCCACCGAGCCCGTGACCCTCGACTCCGGTTTCGTCACCGATCAGGCCGGCGTGCTGAGCGCGAGCGACGAGCAGGCGATCGAGGATCGCCTCGAGCAGCTCAGCGAGGCCTCATCGGTCGAGCTCTTCGTCGTGTTCGTCGACGACTTCACCGCTCCGTCCGACAGCGTCCGGTGGGCCGACACGGTGGCGGACGCCAACGGGCTCGGGTCAGATCAGTACCTGCTCGCGGTGGCCGTCGAGGGCCGGAACTACTACATCTCCGCCGCTTCCGACGGCCCGCTGAGCGGAGGGAAGCTCGACGGCATCGAAGACAAGATCCTCCCGCAGATGCGGGATGAGGACTGGAGCGGCGCCATCATGACCGCCGCCGACGAGATCCAGGGCGACGGCGGCGCCGGGGCACTGCGCGCGACCCTCATCGTCGTGGGAATCGTCGTGCTCGCGCTCCTCGTCTGGCTCGTCATCGCCCTCGTGCGGCGAGCACGACGCAACGCGGCGATCCGTGCCCGAGGCGCGATGCCCGAGAAGCCCGATCCCGCCGATCCCTTCTCCACCCTCACCGACGAGCAGGTGCAGACGCAGGCCGGCGCCGCACTCGTGCAGGCCGACGACGCGATCACCTCCAGTCGCGAGGAGCTCGGCTTCGCCGTGGCGCAGTTCGGCGAGGCCGCGACCGCCGAGTTCAGCGGAGCCGTCGAGACGGCCAAGGCGAAGATGTCGGAGGCGTTCGATCTCAAGCAGAAGCTCGACGACGAGATCGAGGACACCGTCTACGACCGTCGCGCCTGGCACATCCGCATCATCCAGCTCTGCGACGAGATCGACGACGTGCTCGATGACAACACCGAGGCGTTCGATGCGCTCCGAGAACTGGAGCAGAACGCGCCGCAGGAGCTCGAGCGCGTGCGTGGCGAGCGGGCGGCCCTCGACCCGGTCCTGGCGGGCGCGGAGGCCGCACTGGCGGGCCTCGCCGCGACCTACGACCAGCAGGCGCTCGGCACCGTGATCGACAACCCCGCGCAGGCGGCCGAACGGGCAGCCCTTGCCGACCGCTCGATCGCCGCGGCCGCGCAGGCGATCACCGACGGCCGCACCGGAGAGGCGGCGTTCGCGATCCGCACCGCCGAGCAGTCGGTCGCGCAGGCCGCGCAGCTCGTCAAGGCCATCACCGACCTCGGCGCCGACCTCGGACGCATCGAGTCGCAGGCGCAGGCCCTGATGGCCGAACTGCAGGCCGACATCGCCGCCGCCCAGCAGCTGCCCGACTCCACCGGGACGATCGCGGGCATCGCCGCCGCGACGGCTCAGCAGCTGCAGCAGGCGCAGGCCGGCAGCACCGGCGCCGGGCGCAACCCGCAGCGGATGCTCGACGCGCTCACCGCGGCCAATTCGCAGATCGACGCCGCCATCGCGCAGGGCACGCAGGCCGTGGAGCGCGCCAGACGCGTGCAGCAGATGATGGAGCAGACCCTGGCGCAGGCCGAGTCCGAGATCCGCGCCGCGCGCGAGTACATCGAGACGCGCCGAGGCACGGTGGGGTCGACCGCACGAACCCGACTCTCGCAGGCCGAGTCGACGCTCACCCAGGCGCTGAACCTCCGCCCGTCGAATCCCGAGGCCGCGCTCACCGAGGCGGGTCGCGCTCTCGACCTCGCGCGCCAGGCGACGGCATCCGCTCAGGCGGACGTCGCCGCGATGAACCCCTCCCGCTATGAGAACGACGGCTGGGGCGGTGGCGGCGTCTTCGGCGGGGGCGGCGGCAGCAGAGGCGGCGGATCCGGCCTCGGCGGCGACATCCTCGGCGGCATCATCGGCGGGCTGCTCTCCGGAGGCGGCGGCGGAGGCGGCTCCTCACGCCGCAGCAGCTGGCGTTCCAGCGGCAGCGGCGGGTTCCGCAGCTCCGGCTTCGGGGGCGGCGGGCGGTCAAGTGGCCGCAGCGGCCGTTCGGGAGGTCGACGCTTCTGA
- a CDS encoding PspA/IM30 family protein codes for MTKQSIFGRISTLVRANINSLLDSAEDPQKMIDQLVRDYTNSIADAESAIAETIGNLRLLERDHEEDVQAATEWGNKALAASRKADEMRSNGNAADADKFDSLAKIALQRQISAEREATGAEPQIAAQTEIVDKLKSGLNGMKEKLVDLKNKRSELLARAKVAEAQTKVQDAVSSINVLDPTSELGRFEDKVRRQEALAQGKAELAASSLDAQFESLEDLGELTEVEARLAELKAGGSTASRQAIEGS; via the coding sequence ATGACCAAGCAGTCCATCTTCGGACGTATCTCGACCCTCGTCCGGGCGAACATCAATTCGCTCCTCGACTCCGCCGAGGACCCGCAGAAGATGATCGACCAGCTCGTCCGCGACTACACCAACAGCATCGCGGACGCGGAGTCGGCCATCGCCGAGACCATCGGCAACCTCCGCCTCCTCGAGCGCGACCACGAGGAAGACGTCCAGGCGGCCACCGAGTGGGGCAACAAGGCTCTCGCCGCCAGCCGCAAGGCCGACGAGATGCGCTCGAACGGCAACGCGGCCGACGCCGACAAGTTCGACAGCCTCGCGAAGATCGCGCTGCAGCGTCAGATCAGCGCGGAGCGCGAGGCGACCGGTGCCGAGCCGCAGATCGCCGCGCAGACCGAGATCGTCGACAAGCTCAAGTCCGGCCTCAACGGCATGAAGGAGAAGCTCGTCGACCTGAAGAACAAGCGCAGCGAGCTCCTCGCCCGCGCCAAGGTCGCCGAGGCGCAGACCAAGGTGCAGGATGCGGTGTCGTCGATCAACGTCCTCGACCCGACCAGCGAACTGGGCCGCTTCGAAGACAAGGTGCGCCGCCAGGAGGCACTCGCGCAGGGCAAGGCCGAGCTCGCCGCGTCGAGCCTCGACGCCCAGTTCGAGAGCCTCGAAGACCTCGGCGAGCTCACCGAGGTCGAGGCTCGGCTCGCCGAGCTGAAGGCCGGCGGCTCGACCGCGTCGCGCCAGGCCATCGAAGGCTCCTGA
- a CDS encoding arginase family protein, protein MVRFLVVPQWQGSPAARAMLLVDGASAIAGDLPRAATTVLDVPVEAGESLGTGVRRLSALRRTRELVAESMTADTVVIGGDCSVTVAALDALPGGTDDIAVVWCDAHGDLHSPESSPSGAFSGMALRAVLGEGETQLALSPGIPRDRVVAVGMRTLDDEEVPVLDGLRRLSVTDLDRPDALAEAVAATGATRVWVHIDVDVLDPSEMTGVSDAAPFGVTPAALSASIRALRERVPLAGATIAGFAPRSPADAVDDLGALLRLVGAIA, encoded by the coding sequence ATGGTGCGTTTCCTCGTCGTGCCGCAGTGGCAGGGTTCACCGGCGGCTCGTGCGATGCTGCTCGTGGACGGCGCGTCCGCGATCGCGGGCGATCTGCCGCGCGCCGCGACGACCGTGCTCGACGTGCCGGTCGAGGCCGGCGAATCGCTCGGCACCGGGGTCCGACGGCTCAGCGCGCTGCGCCGCACGCGTGAGCTGGTCGCCGAGAGCATGACCGCCGACACGGTCGTGATCGGCGGCGACTGCAGCGTCACGGTGGCCGCCCTCGACGCGCTGCCCGGCGGGACCGACGACATCGCCGTCGTGTGGTGCGATGCGCACGGCGACCTGCACTCGCCCGAGTCCTCCCCGTCCGGGGCGTTCTCGGGGATGGCGCTCCGCGCCGTCCTCGGCGAGGGCGAGACGCAGCTCGCGCTCTCCCCCGGCATCCCGCGCGACCGGGTCGTCGCGGTCGGGATGCGCACCCTCGACGACGAGGAGGTTCCCGTGCTCGACGGTCTCCGCCGCCTCTCCGTGACCGACCTCGATCGACCGGACGCTCTCGCGGAGGCCGTGGCTGCGACCGGCGCGACGCGCGTCTGGGTGCACATCGACGTCGACGTGCTCGACCCCTCGGAGATGACCGGAGTGTCCGACGCTGCGCCGTTCGGTGTCACGCCGGCCGCGTTGAGCGCATCGATCCGCGCGCTGCGCGAGCGCGTCCCCCTGGCGGGCGCCACGATCGCGGGCTTCGCACCGCGCTCCCCTGCCGACGCCGTCGACGACCTCGGCGCCCTGCTGCGTCTCGTCGGAGCGATCGCATGA
- a CDS encoding Fe-S oxidoreductase, whose amino-acid sequence MTADWRPVAERALERGRRLDRRIPSFLLRSPISRLGYWWGTGVGWVWGSLWSTGPVERRAGLWVFRGMPRWTYNRGGVCVGGCFLTGDARPSEAMLRHEAVHKAQWLRYGFLMPVLYLFAGRDPLRNRFEIEAGLEDGNYVRRTR is encoded by the coding sequence ATGACCGCCGACTGGCGGCCCGTCGCTGAGCGGGCGCTGGAGCGCGGTCGACGCCTCGACCGACGCATCCCCTCGTTCCTGCTGCGCTCTCCGATCAGCCGACTCGGCTACTGGTGGGGTACCGGCGTCGGGTGGGTCTGGGGGTCGCTGTGGAGCACGGGACCGGTCGAGCGCCGTGCCGGCCTCTGGGTGTTCCGCGGGATGCCCCGGTGGACGTACAACCGCGGCGGCGTGTGCGTGGGCGGGTGCTTCCTCACCGGCGACGCGCGACCGAGCGAGGCGATGCTGCGGCACGAGGCCGTGCACAAGGCGCAGTGGCTCCGCTACGGATTCCTCATGCCGGTGCTGTACCTGTTCGCGGGCCGCGATCCGCTGCGCAATCGTTTCGAGATCGAGGCCGGCCTCGAGGACGGGAACTACGTCCGTCGGACGCGCTGA
- a CDS encoding SIP domain-containing protein, with translation MSASLDTRSSRAERRAARRRAHHLVTADENSLAELEAFLATLPLCASGRIFIEVAQASDIGVIDAPGRMTVTWLARDRRSGAPGTGRSCAPGQALTRATCAWADEMLCDDEDETHITLLGGYLGTADIVEHLTGALDVDAHRIHAPERFGLLPSDH, from the coding sequence ATGAGTGCTTCCCTCGACACCCGCAGCTCGCGCGCCGAACGCCGCGCCGCTCGCCGTCGCGCGCACCACCTCGTGACCGCCGACGAGAACTCCCTCGCCGAGCTGGAGGCCTTCCTCGCGACTCTGCCGCTGTGCGCCTCCGGCCGCATCTTCATCGAGGTCGCCCAGGCATCGGACATCGGGGTGATCGACGCCCCCGGGCGTATGACCGTCACCTGGCTCGCTCGCGACCGCCGCTCGGGCGCTCCCGGCACCGGTCGCTCCTGCGCACCGGGGCAGGCCCTCACGCGCGCGACCTGCGCCTGGGCCGACGAGATGCTGTGCGATGACGAGGACGAGACGCACATCACGCTCCTGGGCGGCTACCTCGGCACCGCCGACATCGTCGAGCACCTCACGGGAGCGCTCGACGTCGACGCGCACCGCATCCACGCGCCCGAGCGCTTCGGCCTGCTGCCCTCCGACCACTGA
- a CDS encoding tyrosine-protein phosphatase produces the protein MTILDIDGVTNVRDVGGMPAEGGRIRSGILLRSGQLSGATTSGADALRHRVNRIVDLRDGEEVAAEPSEIEGPETTHLPLFLGSVRSFFESDTSLDDLYLHLLEESGDRLVAAIRVIAEGEPTLVHCTVGKDRTGVTVALALSAVGADRDAVIDDYALTESQLPAERSRRIAAYLRSQHPEAVHAVALATQSPAEVMRTLLAVVDERWGSAAGYLRANGMTDAELAALRSTLVEAVGQEG, from the coding sequence ATGACGATCCTCGACATCGACGGCGTCACCAACGTCCGCGACGTCGGAGGAATGCCGGCCGAGGGCGGACGCATCCGCTCCGGCATCCTGTTGCGATCCGGTCAGCTGTCCGGTGCCACGACCTCCGGCGCCGACGCTTTGCGGCACCGTGTCAACCGCATCGTCGATCTCCGCGACGGGGAGGAGGTCGCTGCCGAGCCCAGCGAGATTGAAGGGCCGGAGACGACGCATCTGCCCCTGTTCCTCGGCTCGGTGCGGTCGTTCTTCGAGAGCGACACGAGCCTCGACGACCTGTACCTGCACCTGCTCGAGGAGAGCGGTGATCGCCTGGTCGCCGCCATCCGCGTCATCGCGGAGGGGGAGCCGACGCTCGTGCACTGCACGGTCGGCAAGGACCGCACGGGAGTCACGGTCGCTCTGGCGCTCTCCGCCGTCGGTGCAGACCGGGATGCGGTGATCGACGACTACGCTCTGACCGAATCGCAGCTGCCAGCCGAGCGGTCCCGGCGCATCGCCGCCTACCTGCGCAGCCAGCACCCGGAGGCCGTGCACGCTGTCGCCCTCGCCACCCAGTCGCCCGCCGAGGTCATGCGCACCCTGCTCGCGGTGGTCGACGAGCGCTGGGGGTCGGCGGCCGGCTACCTCCGGGCGAACGGGATGACGGATGCCGAGCTCGCGGCCCTTCGATCGACTCTCGTCGAAGCGGTCGGCCAAGAAGGTTAG
- a CDS encoding carboxymuconolactone decarboxylase family protein, whose amino-acid sequence MTETRVHLSKTEPTAYQALDAFSKTVGQICAANGIDDRLKEIVMIHCSQLNGCAYCTRVHVDRATAAGIDTDTMMQIATWRESDVFTEREQAALELAEAFTFISEDGISDDVYNRVGAIFTEKEYAALSWACISINAFNRVVIAGRYPVPPRTPQAQA is encoded by the coding sequence ATGACCGAGACGCGGGTGCACCTCTCCAAGACCGAGCCGACGGCCTACCAGGCTCTGGACGCCTTCTCGAAGACCGTGGGTCAGATCTGCGCGGCGAACGGGATCGACGACCGCCTCAAGGAGATCGTCATGATCCACTGCTCGCAGCTCAACGGCTGCGCGTACTGCACGCGCGTGCACGTCGACCGCGCCACGGCGGCCGGCATCGACACCGACACCATGATGCAGATCGCGACCTGGCGCGAGAGCGACGTCTTCACCGAGCGGGAGCAGGCGGCGCTGGAGCTCGCAGAGGCGTTCACCTTCATCTCCGAGGACGGCATCTCCGACGACGTCTACAACCGTGTCGGCGCGATCTTCACCGAGAAGGAGTACGCGGCCCTCAGCTGGGCGTGCATCTCGATCAACGCCTTCAACAGGGTCGTGATCGCGGGCCGCTACCCGGTGCCGCCACGCACGCCCCAGGCACAGGCATGA